The following nucleotide sequence is from Streptomyces leeuwenhoekii.
CCACAGCAGCAGCCAGCCGAAGGCCGCCGCGGTCAGCGCGAGGGCGGCCGTGCTCACCGCGCCGACGTACGGGCCGAGGAACTCCACCGAGCCGTAGTGGAGCCGCACCTCGCCCTCCCAGCCGAAGTGCCGCGCCACGTGGAAGACCAGCGCGCCCAGCGACTCCACCTCGGTTCCCCGGTCGCGCTGGAAGGCGAGGAACGCGAACGCCCCGGGCAGGGCGAGCGCGGACAGGGCCGCCAGCGCCGCTCCGGTCACCGCGGCGGCGGCCCAGGAGCCGGGCCTGCGGTCGCCGGCCAGCAGCAGTGCGGGCCAGACCTTCAGCAGCGCCCCGAGGGCCGCCAGCGCCCCGGCCGCCCGGGGGTGCCGGACGGCGGTGAGCAGCGCGGACACCGCGACGGCGGTGACCATCACGTCGTAGCGCGCGTACACCGTCGGGCCCAGCAGCGGGACGCCCGCCGTCCACACCAGGGCGCCGCGGGGCGTCCGGCCGGGGCGCCGGCCCGCGCGCGTCAGCAGGACGAGGACGGCCAGGTCGGCGAGGCAGGCCAGGACGAAGAAGGCGGTCGCGTAGTCCCAGAAGGGCAGCAGGGCGGGGGAGAGGATCGCGAGGGCGGCGCCCGGCGGGTACTGCCAGGTGACGTCGTCCAGCGGGAACGACCCGGTGCGCAGGACGCCGTACCAGCCCTGGTAGATCACGGAGACGTCGGTGGTCACGTCCGGGCCCGGGAAGACGTACACCTTGAACACGAACAGCAGCAGGATCAGCCGCGTCGCGGCCCAGGCCGCCAGGAGGCGCACCGGGAGCCGCCTCGCGTCCGTCGTCTCCACCCGCTCCCTGCCCGTCCCTGTGCCGTCGGATGGGCCCATGATGACCCGGGCGCCGGTGAGCGGCCACAGGCCCGGCCGGGGCCCGCCGCCCGCCGGGTGGTTCGGTAGGGTCGGCGGCGATGCACAAGACCCTGATCGTGACCAACGACTTCCCGCCCCGGCCGGGCGGCATCCAGGCGTTCCTGCACAACATCGCGCTGCGCCTGGACCCGCAGCGGCTGGTGGTCTACGCCTCCACCTGGAAGCGGAGCCAGGAGGGCGTCCGGGCGACCGCCGCCTTCGACGCCGAGCAGCCCTTCACCGTCGTACGGGACGCCACGACGATGCTGCTGCCGACGCCCGCGGCGACCCGGCGGGCCGCCGGGCTGCTGCGCGAGCACGGGTGCACGTCCGTGTGGTTCGGGGCGGCGGCGCCGCTCGGGCTGATGGCGCCCGCGCTGCGCGGGGCGGGCGCCGAGCGGATCGTGGCCACCACCCACGGGCACGAGGCGGGCTGGGCCCAACTGCCCGCCGCGCGGAACCTGCTGCGGCGGATCGGGGAGTCCACGGACACCCTCACCTACCTCGGCGAGTACACGCGCTCGCGGATCGCCGGAGCGCTCAGCCCGCAGGCCGCCGCGCGGATGACCCAACTGCCGCCCGGGGTGGACGAGAAGACCTTCCACCCGGGATCGGGCGGGGACGAGGTCCGGGCACGGCTCGGGCTCACCGACCGGCCCGTGGTGGTGTGCGTCTCGCGGCTCGTGCCGCGCAAGGGGCAGGACACGCTGATCCGGGCCATGCCCCGGATCCTGGCCGCCGAGCCGGACGCCGTGCTGCTGATCGTCGGCGACGGGCCCTACGGCAAGGATCTGCGCCGGCTCGCGCGGGAGACCGGCGTCGCCGGTTCCGTCCGCTTCACCGGTGCCGTGCCCTGGGAGGAGCTGCCCGCCCACTACGGTGCCGGGGACGTGTTCGCGATGCCGTGCCGCACCCGGCGCGGCGGGCTCGACGTCGAAGGGCTCGGGATCGTCTACCTCGAGGCGTCCGCGACCGGGCTGCCCGTGGTCGCCGGCGACTCCGGCGGCGCGCCGGACGCGGTGCTGGACGGCGAGACCGGCTGGGTGGTGCGGGGCGGGGTGCCCGAGGAGGCCGCCGACCGGATCGTCACCCTGCTCGGCGACGCGGAACTGCGCCGCCGGATGGGGGAGCGGGGGCGGGCCTGGGTCGAGGAGAAGTGGCGCTGGGACCTGCTGGCGGACCGGCTCCGGGCCCTGCTGTGAGCAGGCGGGGGGCGCGGCGTCCCCGCCCGGGACGCCGCGCCCCCCGCCTGCCCTTCGCACGCCCCCGCTGCGGCTCGCGCGCCGCCCGTGCCCCGCTGCTTCGCACAGACCGCTGTCGCCGCTTTGCCCTACTTCGCGTAGATCGCCTCGATCTCATGCGCGTAGTCCTTGGCCACCACGTTCCGCTTGAGCTTCAGCGACGGCGTCAGATGCCCCGACTCCTCCGTGAACTGGTGCGGCAGCACACGGAACTTGCGCACCGACTCCGCCTTCGACACCGCCGCGTTGCCGTCGTCGACCGCCGCCTGGACCGCGGCGAGCAGGTCCGCGTCCTCGCGCAGCGACGCCGCCGTGGAACCGGCCGGCTTGCCGTGCTCGGCGGCCCAGCGGGCGAGGAACTCCTCGTCCAGCGTGATCAGCGCGCCCACGAACGGC
It contains:
- a CDS encoding glycosyltransferase family 4 protein, coding for MHKTLIVTNDFPPRPGGIQAFLHNIALRLDPQRLVVYASTWKRSQEGVRATAAFDAEQPFTVVRDATTMLLPTPAATRRAAGLLREHGCTSVWFGAAAPLGLMAPALRGAGAERIVATTHGHEAGWAQLPAARNLLRRIGESTDTLTYLGEYTRSRIAGALSPQAAARMTQLPPGVDEKTFHPGSGGDEVRARLGLTDRPVVVCVSRLVPRKGQDTLIRAMPRILAAEPDAVLLIVGDGPYGKDLRRLARETGVAGSVRFTGAVPWEELPAHYGAGDVFAMPCRTRRGGLDVEGLGIVYLEASATGLPVVAGDSGGAPDAVLDGETGWVVRGGVPEEAADRIVTLLGDAELRRRMGERGRAWVEEKWRWDLLADRLRALL
- a CDS encoding glycosyltransferase 87 family protein, yielding METTDARRLPVRLLAAWAATRLILLLFVFKVYVFPGPDVTTDVSVIYQGWYGVLRTGSFPLDDVTWQYPPGAALAILSPALLPFWDYATAFFVLACLADLAVLVLLTRAGRRPGRTPRGALVWTAGVPLLGPTVYARYDVMVTAVAVSALLTAVRHPRAAGALAALGALLKVWPALLLAGDRRPGSWAAAAVTGAALAALSALALPGAFAFLAFQRDRGTEVESLGALVFHVARHFGWEGEVRLHYGSVEFLGPYVGAVSTAALALTAAAFGWLLLWRLRARRFGARTLAEAAFTAVLMFTVTSRVISPQYLVWLVGLAAVCRSFAASGMRLPSGLVLAACAVTVLEFPVWFAHVVAGDPLGVALLFVRNGLLVAAALTAARALWHRTVPRRTAVPAPPRSARGRRDPVSS